The genomic stretch ACTcccgtttttttttaccttgaggTACGGAAAATCATTACCTAAAGCAAACAATAAGTTACGCCTCAAGAATATGTTCATGTATTCCATGGATGGATGAATTAAAAGTAGTCTTCGatatttttaactgaaaatgACCCTTAGATCTACGAAATTTTACTCAAAAAGCTTTTGGtaagaaattttattcgaaaagtggaaaataaaatttgtacaggTAAAAAAGTCGCAACCTCCTGAAGTCCTCTTCGTTGGATTTTGGTTAAGGTGTCATGAACTCCACCCACGATTAATATAAAGATTAATTCCAAGGTGTAAACGATACGTCGTTTAAGGAAAGTTGTCTCAGAATCGATGTATGCGCCCGCGTCAAAATCTATTCTTGCAATGGTACCACATCCACCGTCGCCCAcaataaataagttttcattctatatttttggaaattgagATTGGAAAGCTCTAAATCTATACAGATTATATTGGAGATATTTGCCAAAGAATAAGAAAATTGTTGGTTGTAACTACAAATTTCGAGTGGATgcataaacaaattaaattatcttCCTTGTACTTTAAGATTCACAGTAAAAACAGAATTTGGTTTGTTTACCGGActacattttgaattttgagCTAATGAATGCTGTAATTTAACTCAAATCACGTTAGTTGCTAGATTGCAGCGTTGCGATCGGTTCAAGTAGCAGAATCAACTAAAACAAATATATGGATTGCATATAGCACATTTTTTGcactttcattttgttttttcacCTCGACGGATGTCACCCATGATGTTAATACATGCATTCTAAAACGTTAGTGAAAAGTAGAAAAATCACAGTAAAAACAGAATTTGGTTTGTTTATCGGACTACATTTTGAATTTCGAGCTAATGAATGCTATAATTTAACTCAAATGAAGTTAGTTGCTAGAAAGCAGCGTTAAGATCGGTTCAAATAGCTGAATCAACTAAAACAAATATAAGGACAGCATATAGCACATTTTTTGcactttcattttgttttttcacCTCGACGGATGTCACCCATGATGTAAATGCATGCATTCTAAAACGTATGTGAAAAGTATTTTCTTCGACTGACGTAGTCACAACCGATCATATTACTTCTTAGTAATTTAATAATTGAGTTTATACAGGAGGCCCCACTATTCTCCACTCCCGCGACTCCTTTGATTACCGTCGGTCGCCGTAAATAATGGCGCTCATGTCGCTAGGATACTTGTCAACGTAGAGTATTCACCCACAGAAGAAACGCGGCGCGGcaaatgtaatcgtttattgctaaaaattaagctCATAGTTGGTGTGAGCTTAATTTTATCAACAAACGATTAAATTCACCGCGTAGCGTACCTATTGTAGGCTAAGACGTATACTGACAaatatcctagcgactggagcgctaATATTTACAACCACCAGCGGGAATCAATGAAATCGCAGGAGAGGATAATCCTGAATacaaaatttataactttaataCTAAAATCGGTAACAGCAACCCTCCATTTATCCCTTTCCCGAGCTATTCCCTTCAGTTCCTCAATGCTCTCTCTCCTTACGACCTTCTTTGTTTGTCCCAAGTACAAGTGTGAATATTCCTCGCGGTACTTCTCCTTAAATTCTCCCTCCATTATATTCCTCACGTTATTGCTGTGTGCACTGATATGATGCATTCATTGGGTCATTCCCGGGAATATAGTGCTCCACTATTTCCTTTCTTCATCAATTCTTAGGTAAACCACCTCATTTCTCCCTTAACTGCCTACCTGGTCTCAAGAACCCGCCACCAACACCCGTTCTCTAAGGTTTTGAGTCTTATCGGGTCTGCATTTCTGATTTTCCCTTTGAACTCTTAatctttctcttcctttccaaAATTCTGCAGAAGATTCGTAACGCCTATTGAATTATATCTCCAGCACTCGTCGCCAGAAGCAGGTCTCAAAAGTTACGAGTCTTATCTGACCTGCATTTCTGATTTTTCCTTTGAAGTTTTCAACTCTTAACCTTTCTCTGCCCTTCCAAATTGCTGCAGAAGATTCTATACGCCTATTAAATTATATCTCTAGCACACGCCGCCAGAAGGACGTCTCAAAGGTTTTGAGTCTTATCTAGTCTGCATTTCTGATTTTCCCTTTGAAATTTTGAGCTCTTAACCTTTATCTGCCCTTCAAAATTGCTGCAGAAGATTCGTAACgcctataaaattatatttatatcatcCAACGCCAGAACTAAGTCACAAAGGATTTGAGTCTTATCTGGTCAGCATTTCTGATTTGCAATTTGAACTCTAATCCTTTCATtatccaaatttcattcatccaaaTAGTTGCAGAAGATTCGTCACGCCAATTAAACTaccatataataattaattttctttgtatATACATATAATCAACGGATAACACATAGGCTTTCAGAAGgttttgggttcgagtcccagtcagacCGCTTTTTTACCCTcagatttctggctttttccatctatcaaattatttatcaccaatattttccttttcaattgtctgtttaatttatcttattattaaattcatgatttcctctCCTTTAGTTGGCCGGAAAGCGTGACCCCGAGCAGGAGAAGCAGGCACAGGAATGGATGGAGACCATTCTTGGCGAGAAGTTCCCCAAGGGCGTGGCCTATGAGGACCACATCCGTGACGGACAGGTGCTGTGCCGGCTCATGAACAAGATCTCCCCAGGCTCCGTGGCCAAGATCAACTCCTCCGGAGGCCAGTTCAAGATGATGGAGAACATCAACCTGTGAGTACTTCGCTTTGGTAAACCCTCGCGCTCAATTCTCCTCCAAGCCTTTCTTTCCACGTCTTCGTATGATGGGTGTACACGTGTTCACCAAAGAGTGAGCTAGTTACCCCACCTCTATAATCCTCACTCTAAGGAATAaagataattttctatttataaataaataattagaagaaataaaGCGAATTAAAATTGCAGGAAACAGTTATTAGACTTTTCCCATGCATTATTGAGACAATAAACCTTACCTAGGGCACAAATAAcgtgaaaaaagggaaaagtgTTTGCAACCAATGAAACACTTTTCTTATGGGATTTAATAAGTTAACATAAATGGGTGAAAaataacaaacacaaaaaaattctctcttaGTGACTTTACGAAAGGAATATATTCAGGATATTCCGTGTTAGTCTTCAATAGTTAGGGCGCTACGATGACGAGTGTGCGAATAAATAAGGGCTACCTCCTACGTACAGGGGATCTCAAGACGAATCTGCATTCCTTCAGGATgtggtaggggagaaaattttaataattttttgtccataaacatggagtcgTAACTCCTTTGCTACTGATCTATAGCAACGTAAAAATTTAGCTGGATTAACTTTGGAGGTACCATGAAAACGGTATTTCATGGGTAGTCAgccttttagacattttattttatactctgaggatttttaaggacattaaataattaaggttggacgaaaacgCGCGATTATAAACTTCTGAAACAAATAATCTCAAAAAGGGTGACATTGCGCAATCGAATAATGATTCTCGCTCAAAGATCTTGTTTATTTAGCTCAAAGATTTCATTAATTTCAGTAATTTGTCTAAGACATTCAACGAATTGGCCTACTCTGAGTCAGGTAAACAAATGCTGGGTGCTGGCCGTGTCAAATTTTGGAACGTAGTTCCGTTTTTTTATCTTGGGGATCAGAACATCATTACaaactcaaaaaaataagttacgcCTCTAATTGTGTTTGTGCATTTCATGGCTGAgctttttaaaagtagtttttgaTGTTGCTAATTGAAAACAGCTATGTTTAAGATCTCCGGGAATCAACTCTATAAGCTTAAGGGAGGCAATTTTATTAGACAAGGGgctataaaataaatgaagaaaaattaaagtataacCTTCTGAAGTCATCATTGCTCGATTTTGGTTAAGATGGTATCGCCATATTCATTCGTACACAGTTCAGATACTTTGTCCAAGTTAATCACGTATGTACAACTCAATACGAAGGAACATGGCGACCTTCCAAGTGAATCCAATATATTTTGCATCTGTCCGTCTTTAAAAAACCTCAAGCATTTCAGTGAAGGATTTCCCTTTCACGAGTTCTTGCAGTTCCTTCAGAAGGATCGCAATCTTTGCGCttcatttaaatgcatgaaaagtAATGCAATACTGACATTACCTTCCCAGTTAGCATAATTTTCATCGTAAAATTCTCACATAGCCCTCACGTAAAGTTCTTCGCGTTGAGCTGCAGCGTAGATTACAAAGTACGGACAGTTTTCCTACAAACAGAGCTACTTTCGAATTCGAATTCTATGTATTTGATTAATTCGAACCAATAAGcacaatccaattaagtaaaaactatattttgatatcagtgcaaaataaataaatgcatcattcctctttctttttttctagATTCCAGCAGGCCCTCAAGGCATACGGTGTGGCCGACGTAGATGTCTTCCAGACCGTAGACCTGTGGGAGAAGAAAGACATCGCCCAGGTGACCACGACGCTCTTTTCCCTCGGCAGACAGGTGCGTACACCTCCGAAACATCAATTTGCGTATCAAAAGCTTCGTCTCGATTCCAAGGCGCGTACACCGATTACGTCTCATGCTTATTGGACACAGTCTCTGACAATAGTATCCTGGACTGCCTCATGATGAGCAATACGAAAATAACTTGGATGTTAGTCCACAATTTATTCGATTACTACTTTTAAGCATTATTGctcttgattgatttttttattcttccccttcctccaccTTTGAGGGTAAATGAAAGACAACTTACGCATATCAAGGCTGGAGTAAGGAACCCAACAGATTGTACCCTGATACATGACATGGCAAAAATGGATCATATTCGCATATAACGTGGGATAATATCCAAGTTATATTTATTCACGTGTCATTTATTTAGTGCATATGCTGTTAAGCTTAAGATCATTGATGACTTTAAGCAGTGGTTGGCTCCATTCATGAAACTGAGAGACGAAGTTTTACAAACTGCACCCCACTAGCTCCAGTTCCAGTGCCCTTCCACTTCTTTCTTTTCCAAACGAACTCCCTTAATTCCTAGAAgatcttcttcttcttgattTATCTGCCACACGAAATTATATCAAGGCCCTTTTTAGGGTACTTCACCatcaatttattacatttttcacgtGATCACTGTGTTACATGAAATGACCATAACTGCCAAACTAGCCGACGCACCAATTAAATAAACTGTCCAAAGAGGCAACGACTCACCTAGAAATAAAGTCAAGCCACAAATAAATTAGATTGGTGTCCAGCAAATCCTTTGAATTTTACACATGTATGAATTTTACACGAGAGCTTTTGAGTATAACTTTAGTGAAAGTTCCTTTCGCTTTAAAGGCAGCTTCATGCGaacaaaatccaaaatattagTTATTTGTTGTCACCAACTGAAAACACTGAATACTGAACACAGTATACTGAAAAGAGAAGGTTATTATGTGTCAACATTAATGTCaccagtgttatgaaaaatgaaattttaagagagaGGCGTTTTTGCTGAAGCGTCTCATATGATTTAGTTATCGTTTCATTAGAACGTAGTAGTTAAATACTGGATTTATTCTACCCATGATGAAAAATATCGCAGTATAACGGTAATGTCACTCCATTTGCGCTCTTCCCCGAGATTAGCAGCGGATAAACAGTCTCCGTGAATTTAAATGGGGCATTTATTGCCATAATCGTTTGAACTCAACTTAAGATATTTTGTTCGTGAAGCACTCAAATTTCCTTTATTTACTCTCTTATTTCTATTTATTGCCTTCCCCTCGTAGTAGTATCAATATTATATTCATAAGTAAATAACCGATATAGGAAGTTACAATATGACATGGAAACGTGGTTGCGTGGAAAGAAATCCAAAACTAGTGTATTATATCTATTATACCTACACacaaaatgaagttaataacGTTTTTTAAATCAGAACATCATTTCTTGATGATTAATCTCGAAAAACCTCGCGTTTTCTAACCAATTTCTGCAGTGAAGAAAGCCATTAATTCATCCATAAGCAATTAAAGTACCAGGAGATTAAATGCATAGAGATGAATAAAATCCTATATCTCAAACCTAAGACCGGGCCCACCTTAATTTAACACGATTCGTTATTCGGGAAGTAATTTTTTCTAAGCTGAATATAATTGCCATTCCGCGCAATTGATTGATAGAAACTTTACAGGATTTCAATGCAATTGATTGAATATATATGGGCaattcattgaatatattttggGAAATTCGTAGATAAAAATTGCTTAGAATAAagaaattgattgttttaaaaattgaacatagGTGAATATTTTGACTTTCCATCAAAGCGATTCAAATTGGAAGCGGTTAACATTAGGAAAGCTTCCAACCTATGAGCGAATCCTACGCTATTCCTAGAGGAGTGGactcttcattttttcaatagaaGTTGGTTCCTTTCTGCATTGTAAAATGTATCTTAAAACCTTATACATGCTAAAGTGATACGAGCAAAAAGGCAGCTATCGTTAAATGAGTCTTCTCTGTAAAGGCAAACAAAGAGAATGCACTCCCGCTTTATGTATTAGGACGATGTTTTAGTACCATGAGGAAATAGATGCGCTATTTTGATCTGAAAAATTCACCGTAATTTTTCAAGCATTGAAACAGGAGATATACGACTAGCCCTAAGAGGGCGGCAGTTTCGCAGAATTTAGAACGACGATTATTGGTCATTTAAACTCTTAAGCTGTCTAGCTTCTATCGGCTAATAGTTACCCCGGTACTAAATTATTTGAGCATTTATCACGAAGAAGATTAATTTATGTATTCTCGAagatgaaatttactttaaactagtcaattttaaattattgaagtCACATCGTCCCACGGTCTTCATC from Ischnura elegans chromosome 7, ioIscEleg1.1, whole genome shotgun sequence encodes the following:
- the LOC124162534 gene encoding muscle-specific protein 20, which gives rise to MSLERAVRAKLAGKRDPEQEKQAQEWMETILGEKFPKGVAYEDHIRDGQVLCRLMNKISPGSVAKINSSGGQFKMMENINLFQQALKAYGVADVDVFQTVDLWEKKDIAQVTTTLFSLGRQTYKHPEWPGPYLGPKPSDECKREFTEEQMRAGETIIGLQAGQNKGATQAGQNLGAGRKILLGK